Genomic window (Caldivirga sp.):
GAATAAACCCCAACACCCACAAAAACCCAACAAAACAAACACTTATCAACCTAACCAGGTAAATAAATGAAGACCCTTAAGGGGGATTTGTCATGGTAATTCTTATAAACGCAATTAATTATAGTAATCATGGCTATCCGCGAGGGGGATGTAATAATCACGACTGCACCATATGTTTCAGGCTACAGGGTTGTTAAGGTTCTTGGCGTGGCTATTGGCGTTACAGTGAGGTCAAGGGGCCTTGGCGGCAGGTTTCTCGCAGGCTTAAGGTCACTAGCCGGTGGTGAGATTAGGGAGTTCACGGAGCTTGCTGAGCAGGCTAGGAGACAGGCCATTGAGAGGATGATTCAGCACGCTAAGGAGCTTGGGGCAAATGCAGTAATCAGTTTTAGGCTTGATTCAAATGAAATAAGTGAATACATGGATGAGATAATAGCCTATGGGACAGCAGTAATTATACAACCTGAGGAGAGTTCTAGAGCGCAATCAATTGATTAAGGGGAATTGAATGCAGTTGGAAGCAGTAGTCCTAGTGGCTTACCTAACGGTGGCGTCAATCATCACTTACCTCCTCCTAAATAGGTTACTGTGGCGTGGTGAGCGGGACTGGGTGTTTATTGGGGTTGGTTACATGATACTGGCCTTAATACTTCAATACCCAGCACAGCAAGCGCCCTTCATAGTACTACTTTTAAGCCACTTAAGGAGTATAACTGACTTAAGTAGTATCATATCTAGTGTCGTTAAGCCTAATATTTACCTCATATCCATATACATGGGTTCATTGGCAGGCATCTTCCAGGAAACAGCAAGGTACTTCGCGGTTAAGGATAGGGCCATGGAGGCTTCATTATACGTAGGCTACGGTTTCGCTTTAATAGACATTGCAGTGGCCGTAATGGGGTCATTAGCTACGTTAATAATACCCAACAACCTCAACATCACCATTACTACCATGGGAGTTATTAGTCTAGTAGGCCTACTACTGCAGCCCCTGGTCTCCTTCCTATTTCACCCTGGGGCATCAATGATGCTGAGGAGTATGCAGGCTAATGGGCATGGATTAAGGGGGTTAATTGCGGTTACTACTGCCCACGCTTACATGGACTCATTCCTGGAGTATCTTGACTTAGCCATAGTGTTCGGTGTCATTACTAGCTACGGGGATGTACTTAAGCTATCGCTCGTGTACTTCATATCTATTACAATAATACCAGCATTAATCTTCTCATACGGCCTAAGAGCATTGAGGAAATTAACCTTTACTAGTAATGCTCCTTAATTTAATTGTTCATTTTGATTCAGCTTCACTTCATGCTGCCTGTAACCTTTATTTCATACGCTTCCCTTACTACTGCTCCTCCTCTCCTCAATGCTTCTACTGCCTTCTGGAAGTAGCCTTCCTTAGCCTCATAGATTAGTAGTGCCATTGCTAATTCCTCATTAATAGCGTATAGGTAGGTTAAAGTTAGGTTAAGGCCTAATTCAGCCAACGCCGAAGCTAACCTAGCCAAGGCACCAGGCCTATTAGGCAATGCAATAAAGAATACGAACACACCATTAGGTGAGGATAAGATACTCCTATACACCTGCCCAAAAACATTACCAACCTCACTAAGAACAGTGCCTAGTGTTTCACCGCTTGACCCCATAGTATAGCTTACGTATGCTGTTAATAAACCTTATGGTTTATTAATCTTAAGTTCAGTTCTCATTAATTACTGGTTTATTAATTGAGAGACGTCGAATTGAGAGTACTTGCCTAGGATACTGTTGCTGCAGCGCACTTTATCAACGGCCTTGGTTAATTTAGTCTCAGCGTCACCGATCATTATGCAGTGGGTTGCTACTACATTAATGCTGGTGGCGCCCATGCTTCTCAGCATTCCTGCAGCGCCAACTATAGTGCCTCCAGTTGATATTATGTCATCGATGATTACCACATCCTTACCCTTAACGTTAATGCTCCTTAGGGTGAATGAAACCTCACCACTATACCTATCCCTATGCTTCTCCAGGTAGTCGTACTCAACCCCAAGTTCCCTAGCCAATTCCTCAGCCCTCCATAGGGAGCCTGAGTCAGGGCTAACTACAACTGGGTTACTTAGGTTCTTAAACTCCCTTGCGTATAGTTTGAATGGTTTAAGGTTAATGAAGCCTTGGTAACCCTCGAGGCTCTGTGGCTTATGAATATCAACAACGTATAGGTACTCAACCCCAAGGTTCTTAAACACGTTGAGCATAACGTTAATGCTCACGGGCTCACCCTCAAGGAACCTTCTATCCTGCCTGGCGTAAGGCATGTAGGGTATGAATAAGCCCACCCTGGATGCGCCTAAGCCCTTAACAGCATCCAATAGCAACATTACTCTAATTAACCCCTGGTCTTGATTAGGGTAGAGCCTAGTTACGTAGAGTACATCACTGCCCTCTACATTAGCCTCAACCCTAACGTATTGCTCACCATCCGGGAACACCTTATGAGTAATCTC
Coding sequences:
- the prs gene encoding ribose-phosphate diphosphokinase, encoding MRRIVLYDESSRDLGINVASRINAEAKEITHKVFPDGEQYVRVEANVEGSDVLYVTRLYPNQDQGLIRVMLLLDAVKGLGASRVGLFIPYMPYARQDRRFLEGEPVSINVMLNVFKNLGVEYLYVVDIHKPQSLEGYQGFINLKPFKLYAREFKNLSNPVVVSPDSGSLWRAEELARELGVEYDYLEKHRDRYSGEVSFTLRSINVKGKDVVIIDDIISTGGTIVGAAGMLRSMGATSINVVATHCIMIGDAETKLTKAVDKVRCSNSILGKYSQFDVSQLINQ
- a CDS encoding heavy metal-binding domain-containing protein — its product is MAIREGDVIITTAPYVSGYRVVKVLGVAIGVTVRSRGLGGRFLAGLRSLAGGEIREFTELAEQARRQAIERMIQHAKELGANAVISFRLDSNEISEYMDEIIAYGTAVIIQPEESSRAQSID
- a CDS encoding amino acid-binding protein, translated to MGSSGETLGTVLSEVGNVFGQVYRSILSSPNGVFVFFIALPNRPGALARLASALAELGLNLTLTYLYAINEELAMALLIYEAKEGYFQKAVEALRRGGAVVREAYEIKVTGSMK